One window from the genome of Kaistella carnis encodes:
- a CDS encoding response regulator transcription factor: MNQKKILLIDDEEDILELLSYNLEKEGYIVTTANNGNEGIQKAKEIIPDLILLDVMMPEKDGIETCTELRTIKELQKTLIVFLSARSEEFSQLAGFQAGANDYIVKLIKPKILTSKINALLQLSSTVGQHSKMITIGDLIIDKDNVKVSKAGQPYFLPKKEFDLLYLLASNTEKVFKREEILEKVWGNEVVVGERTIDVHIRRLREKLGIHTIQTLKGIGYKLVV, translated from the coding sequence ATGAATCAGAAGAAAATTCTTTTAATAGACGATGAAGAAGATATTTTAGAACTCCTTTCTTATAATCTGGAAAAAGAAGGTTATATCGTAACCACAGCCAACAATGGAAATGAAGGCATTCAGAAAGCCAAAGAAATTATACCTGATCTTATTTTACTCGATGTCATGATGCCGGAAAAAGATGGTATCGAAACCTGCACAGAATTACGGACGATAAAGGAACTGCAAAAAACCTTGATTGTTTTTCTTTCTGCGCGAAGTGAGGAGTTTTCTCAGTTAGCAGGTTTTCAGGCGGGTGCCAATGATTATATCGTAAAACTCATCAAACCCAAAATTCTCACCTCCAAAATAAATGCGTTGTTGCAACTGAGTTCCACCGTGGGTCAACATTCCAAAATGATTACCATTGGCGATTTAATTATTGATAAAGACAATGTAAAAGTTTCCAAAGCAGGTCAGCCGTATTTTTTGCCAAAGAAAGAATTTGATCTTTTATATTTATTGGCTTCCAACACCGAAAAAGTTTTTAAGAGAGAAGAAATTTTAGAAAAAGTTTGGGGAAATGAAGTGGTGGTTGGAGAAAGAACGATTGATGTTCATATCCGCCGTCTCCGTGAGAAACTGGGCATTCATACCATTCAGACTTTAAAGGGAATTGGTTATAAATTAGTTGTGTAA
- a CDS encoding TonB-dependent receptor plug domain-containing protein produces MKIRKLGLALVILNVSATYLYGQVTVNDSLSKERKIEGVTIKSSANKKSESALLVDQKKAIIQKQSMGSEEISRKGISNIEQALVKVTGITSVEGRGLFVRGLEDRYNTLLINGLGSPSNNPFQKIIALKQFPTDVVGKLNIYKTFNSNLYADFAGATFDIETLTYEKPFSKIEFGIGVNTLSTFRNDFKINPNANSIEGYVGLNSRDKQLPDEVKGYRPSSYNFNANQSRNSFGEGWNVDNIKSLPNTSLGFTTAQKFKIGETSNLGFLFSLNQGNHYEYKDGVKNQFRLNGNSIDYNNNLNRKEYTYETESSVLLGLGFKNKGTAINLNGFFLQNSENLIQDYLGFRNGETNNQQFIRVNQQDISRFTDLQLTASQKINDRHSLKAGASWVNNFYQQPDRKIMYGQPGEGNDINLSFGGNNLLRQYLDVNGKNYFSAFAEYALNLGEKGDKKDYPWQLAIGYNGFADVRNTSYRFIYSVLNDPSQSQVTVDRDTPQAIFDQSILNGTYHYREGSTSEYKNNLYQFVNAGYLNINYKPSELWDILIGGRVENNINITRYKPISVGINDNFDNITKNQYYILPSLSVKRALNEKSNIRFAASKTITRPILIEYMPITYINPDNENIFGNKDLSNSENYNIDLKYEMFPSNKEMFAVNLFAKKIDNAIERSYIASGNSNGQTITFFNAKTATLAGVELEGILSLNRISESLSRFTLGANTTIMYSDVERSADQNKETDVEANRKRALQGAAPWTVNADLKYEYKNSQNLTKTYSLVYNVSGKKIYGVGFSQLDNIFEMPFHQLDFVYNNQISKNWNVKLTIQNLLNSEYQLKLGDKSLVQVQESSLMMENYKKGTSFNMTVGYTF; encoded by the coding sequence ATGAAAATCAGAAAACTGGGTCTTGCACTCGTTATACTAAATGTCTCTGCGACTTACCTGTACGGACAGGTTACGGTAAACGACAGTTTAAGCAAGGAAAGAAAAATTGAAGGAGTAACGATTAAAAGTTCCGCAAATAAGAAATCAGAAAGCGCTCTCTTGGTGGATCAAAAGAAAGCCATTATCCAAAAACAATCAATGGGTTCTGAAGAAATTTCCCGAAAAGGAATTTCAAATATCGAACAGGCTTTGGTAAAAGTGACCGGAATCACCAGCGTTGAAGGACGAGGTTTATTTGTAAGAGGTTTAGAAGACCGTTATAATACTTTGCTAATTAATGGATTGGGCTCACCATCAAATAATCCTTTTCAGAAAATCATTGCTTTGAAACAATTCCCAACCGATGTTGTGGGAAAACTGAATATCTACAAAACTTTTAATTCTAATCTATATGCGGATTTTGCGGGAGCGACTTTCGATATTGAAACTCTAACTTACGAAAAACCATTTTCTAAAATTGAATTTGGAATAGGAGTGAATACTTTGAGTACGTTTAGAAATGATTTTAAAATTAATCCAAACGCGAATTCTATCGAAGGTTATGTGGGTTTGAATTCGAGAGACAAACAATTGCCAGATGAAGTAAAAGGCTATCGACCATCAAGTTACAATTTTAATGCAAATCAGTCCCGAAATTCTTTTGGCGAAGGCTGGAATGTAGATAATATTAAATCTTTACCGAATACGAGTTTGGGTTTTACGACGGCTCAGAAATTTAAAATCGGTGAAACTTCAAACTTAGGTTTTCTCTTTTCATTAAATCAAGGAAACCATTATGAATACAAAGATGGCGTAAAAAACCAGTTTCGTTTAAATGGAAATTCGATTGATTATAATAACAACCTCAACCGAAAAGAATATACCTATGAAACCGAATCATCTGTCCTGTTAGGTTTAGGTTTTAAAAATAAAGGGACCGCCATTAATTTAAATGGATTTTTTCTTCAAAACTCCGAGAACCTTATTCAGGATTATTTAGGATTTAGAAATGGAGAAACGAATAATCAGCAGTTTATCCGCGTGAATCAACAGGATATTTCAAGGTTTACAGATCTGCAGTTAACAGCGTCACAAAAAATCAACGACAGACATTCTCTAAAAGCCGGCGCAAGTTGGGTGAACAATTTCTATCAGCAACCAGACCGTAAAATCATGTACGGACAACCTGGTGAAGGAAACGATATTAATTTATCTTTTGGTGGAAACAATTTACTGCGACAATATCTGGATGTAAATGGTAAAAACTACTTTTCAGCATTTGCGGAATATGCGTTAAACCTTGGAGAGAAAGGTGATAAAAAAGATTATCCGTGGCAATTGGCAATTGGGTATAATGGTTTTGCAGATGTTCGAAATACGTCTTACCGATTTATTTATTCTGTTTTAAATGATCCTTCGCAATCACAGGTTACGGTTGATAGAGATACGCCGCAAGCGATTTTTGATCAGTCGATTTTAAATGGAACCTACCATTATCGCGAAGGTTCAACGTCGGAATATAAAAACAATTTGTATCAGTTTGTGAATGCGGGTTACCTTAACATTAATTATAAACCGTCGGAATTGTGGGACATTTTAATTGGCGGAAGAGTTGAAAATAACATCAACATCACGAGATACAAACCGATCAGTGTTGGTATTAATGACAATTTCGATAATATCACCAAAAACCAATATTATATTCTCCCTTCTTTGTCGGTTAAGCGTGCTCTGAATGAAAAATCGAATATCCGTTTTGCAGCCAGTAAAACCATTACAAGACCGATTCTTATTGAATATATGCCAATCACTTATATCAATCCGGACAACGAAAATATCTTTGGAAATAAGGATCTGAGCAATAGTGAAAATTATAATATTGATCTGAAATATGAAATGTTCCCAAGCAATAAAGAAATGTTTGCGGTCAACCTTTTTGCAAAGAAAATTGATAATGCAATTGAGCGTTCTTACATCGCTTCCGGAAATTCAAACGGACAAACAATTACCTTCTTTAATGCTAAAACAGCAACATTAGCCGGTGTTGAACTGGAAGGAATACTTTCATTAAACAGAATCAGTGAATCGTTATCACGGTTTACCTTAGGAGCCAATACAACAATTATGTATTCCGATGTAGAACGAAGCGCAGATCAGAATAAAGAAACCGATGTGGAAGCCAACAGAAAACGTGCTTTGCAAGGAGCTGCGCCCTGGACCGTGAACGCAGACTTGAAATACGAATACAAAAACAGTCAAAATTTAACCAAAACGTACTCCTTAGTATATAATGTTTCCGGTAAAAAGATTTACGGCGTTGGTTTCTCCCAACTCGATAATATTTTCGAAATGCCTTTCCATCAACTGGATTTCGTTTACAATAATCAAATCTCTAAAAACTGGAACGTAAAACTGACCATTCAAAATTTATTGAATTCAGAATATCAACTGAAACTGGGCGACAAAAGTTTAGTTCAGGTTCAGGAAAGTTCCCTGATGATGGAAAATTATAAAAAGGGAACTTCATTTAATATGACCGTTGGTTACACTTTCTAA
- a CDS encoding barstar family protein — MNTVYIDFTEIGDMEDFFDQLKEKLKLPETFGDNLDALYDSITGFVELPLHIEFVNMSVEQLEDFEDLLTTLEDADEELEDFSFAYYLEQYEDEDTE; from the coding sequence ATGAACACCGTATATATAGACTTTACAGAAATCGGAGATATGGAAGATTTCTTCGATCAGTTGAAAGAAAAATTAAAACTGCCCGAAACTTTTGGCGATAATCTGGATGCGCTTTACGATTCGATTACCGGATTTGTAGAACTTCCTTTACATATCGAATTCGTAAATATGAGCGTGGAACAACTCGAAGATTTCGAAGATTTGCTCACGACTTTAGAAGATGCCGATGAGGAACTTGAAGATTTTTCTTTCGCATACTATCTGGAGCAATACGAAGACGAGGATACAGAATAA
- a CDS encoding ribonuclease domain-containing protein, with protein MNKQNIKLFLFFIIGLLTAFLAMYLINNYRIEKKNKEVINSEVSINANNNENFKENKTSTSPNFSGNIDELTNENTVINYVKSNHRLPDYYITKGEARKQGWVASKGNLCDVLPGRAIGGDNFSNREKTLPSGNKYFEADVNYNCGNRNADRIVFTKNGEVWLTKNHYKSFEKQ; from the coding sequence ATGAACAAACAAAACATAAAACTCTTCCTATTTTTCATCATCGGATTGCTCACGGCATTTCTGGCGATGTATCTGATTAACAATTACCGTATTGAAAAGAAAAATAAAGAGGTCATCAATTCGGAGGTTTCCATTAATGCAAATAATAATGAAAACTTTAAAGAAAATAAAACTTCAACATCACCAAATTTCTCCGGAAATATTGATGAACTCACGAATGAAAATACCGTCATTAATTACGTGAAATCCAATCACCGACTTCCGGATTATTATATCACAAAAGGTGAAGCACGGAAACAGGGTTGGGTTGCCTCAAAAGGAAATCTTTGCGATGTTCTTCCCGGAAGAGCAATTGGCGGTGATAATTTCAGCAACCGGGAAAAAACCCTTCCTTCCGGAAATAAATATTTCGAAGCCGACGTCAATTACAACTGCGGAAACCGAAATGCCGACCGAATCGTTTTCACCAAAAATGGAGAAGTTTGGCTGACAAAGAATCATTACAAGAGTTTTGAAAAGCAGTAA
- the nadE gene encoding NAD(+) synthase gives MQTDKITERIVTWLKDYAEKAHVKGYVVGVSGGVDSAVVSTLCAMTGLKTLLIEMPIRQNQDEVNRAWEHMEYLKKRFSNVEAISVNLTPAFEELYKTFDVKDEDFPAEKLAFANTRSRLRMLTLYYYGQINSLLVCGTGNKVEDFGVGFFTKYGDGGVDVSPIADLYKTEVYALAKSLDLVESIQNAIPADGLWDEARTDEQQIGATYPELEKIQKEWGTKTEADYSGRDLEVFKIFQRMNRAAQHKIQPIPVCNIPEEWRN, from the coding sequence ATGCAAACAGATAAAATAACAGAAAGAATCGTTACTTGGCTCAAAGATTACGCTGAAAAGGCACATGTAAAAGGATATGTAGTGGGAGTTTCCGGCGGAGTTGATTCCGCGGTCGTTTCTACGCTGTGTGCAATGACAGGTTTAAAAACTTTGTTAATTGAAATGCCGATCCGTCAAAATCAAGATGAAGTAAATCGTGCCTGGGAACACATGGAATATTTGAAAAAACGGTTCTCAAATGTTGAAGCAATTTCCGTTAATTTGACGCCAGCATTTGAAGAACTCTATAAAACCTTCGATGTTAAAGATGAAGACTTTCCTGCGGAAAAATTGGCGTTTGCGAATACCAGAAGCCGTTTGAGAATGTTAACTTTATATTATTATGGACAAATCAACAGTCTTCTCGTTTGCGGAACCGGAAATAAAGTCGAAGATTTCGGAGTTGGTTTTTTTACCAAATACGGCGATGGTGGAGTAGATGTTTCCCCGATTGCAGACTTGTATAAAACTGAAGTTTACGCTTTGGCAAAATCATTAGATCTTGTAGAATCCATTCAAAATGCCATTCCGGCAGACGGATTGTGGGATGAAGCCCGAACCGATGAACAGCAGATTGGCGCAACATATCCGGAATTGGAGAAAATCCAAAAAGAGTGGGGAACCAAAACAGAAGCAGATTATTCAGGACGGGATTTAGAAGTTTTCAAAATTTTCCAGAGAATGAATCGTGCGGCGCAACATAAAATTCAACCCATTCCGGTTTGCAATATTCCGGAAGAATGGCGCAATTGA
- a CDS encoding GNAT family N-acetyltransferase: protein MAKVFIETSRLILREIVTEDVDRIFLLDSNPEVMKYIGVKPVTKLEESEETINKIRKQYHENGIARWAVIEKESNLLIGWSGLKLLTEPINGFKNVYELGYRFLPEFWGKGYATEAGKAVLDYGFNEINLEVIYACADIENLDSNKILKDKLGFESVGAFVDPLDNATCFWYELKKEKYSEM from the coding sequence ATGGCAAAAGTATTCATTGAAACATCCAGACTTATTTTAAGAGAAATTGTTACTGAAGATGTTGACAGAATATTTTTACTGGACAGCAATCCGGAAGTCATGAAATACATCGGCGTAAAACCGGTGACGAAATTGGAGGAATCTGAAGAAACCATTAATAAAATTCGAAAACAATATCACGAAAATGGAATCGCGAGATGGGCAGTCATTGAAAAAGAATCCAATCTACTCATTGGCTGGAGCGGTTTAAAATTATTGACCGAACCCATCAACGGTTTTAAAAATGTATACGAATTAGGATATCGTTTTTTACCGGAGTTTTGGGGAAAAGGTTACGCCACTGAAGCAGGAAAAGCCGTTTTGGATTATGGTTTTAATGAAATAAATTTAGAAGTCATTTACGCCTGTGCCGATATTGAAAACTTGGATTCCAATAAAATTTTGAAAGACAAATTGGGCTTTGAATCAGTCGGAGCTTTCGTTGATCCACTCGATAACGCCACGTGTTTTTGGTATGAACTAAAGAAAGAAAAATATTCAGAGATGTAA
- the gldB gene encoding gliding motility lipoprotein GldB: MKFFRYLLFSSAFLFGMNSCKKDPKELWKVEIKNPVEKADVADISKEFYDGAVTLATFTQKYPWFQGTVPDEDFAVRRADPEEAAIYKEAISKIDVQKLSSELGTLFSHIMYHFPEFKAPKVYLYSSALQGIMEPIFYQSEENLLFIDVTGFMGNNNPNYKGLEQYFQVSMNPNNILPKVSETFAKYFVQPSVDQQKFIDQLIYEGKLMTLQDAFLPNEPNYLKISYTPAQYEWAAENEANIWNFFVENNLVFSDDVRLKERFIKPGPFSKFYTEIDNDSSPRVGIYTGWQICKKFYQENPDTKLPDFLKMNAQQIFNQSNYKPKN, encoded by the coding sequence ATGAAGTTTTTTAGATATCTCCTGTTTTCTTCCGCATTCCTGTTTGGAATGAATTCGTGTAAAAAAGATCCCAAAGAACTTTGGAAAGTTGAGATTAAAAATCCTGTAGAAAAAGCCGATGTTGCGGATATTTCAAAGGAGTTTTATGATGGCGCGGTTACTTTAGCAACATTTACACAAAAATATCCATGGTTTCAAGGAACAGTGCCGGATGAGGATTTTGCAGTCCGACGTGCCGATCCGGAAGAAGCTGCGATTTACAAAGAAGCAATTTCTAAAATTGACGTTCAGAAACTAAGCAGTGAGTTGGGTACTCTTTTTTCACATATCATGTATCATTTTCCAGAATTTAAGGCACCAAAGGTTTATTTATACTCCTCTGCTTTGCAAGGAATAATGGAGCCGATTTTTTATCAATCCGAGGAAAATCTACTTTTCATTGACGTGACCGGTTTTATGGGCAATAACAATCCTAATTATAAAGGTTTGGAGCAATATTTCCAAGTGAGTATGAATCCTAACAACATTCTGCCGAAAGTTTCAGAAACTTTTGCTAAATATTTTGTGCAGCCGAGTGTGGATCAGCAGAAATTTATAGACCAACTTATTTACGAAGGTAAACTGATGACTTTGCAGGACGCTTTTTTACCAAATGAACCCAATTATCTGAAAATAAGTTATACGCCAGCACAGTACGAATGGGCAGCAGAAAACGAAGCCAATATCTGGAATTTCTTTGTAGAAAACAATCTGGTATTTAGTGATGACGTACGGTTAAAAGAGCGTTTTATAAAACCCGGACCGTTTTCAAAATTCTATACCGAAATTGATAACGATTCTTCGCCGCGCGTGGGAATTTATACCGGATGGCAAATTTGCAAGAAATTCTATCAGGAAAATCCCGACACCAAATTGCCCGATTTTCTAAAGATGAATGCACAGCAAATTTTTAATCAAAGCAATTACAAACCAAAGAATTAA
- the gldC gene encoding gliding motility protein GldC yields the protein MKKTQITIDVELDENNVPEKMMWNAQDGGIEKEETKATMISVWDDKRKEALRIDLWTKDMPVDQMKMFIHQILISMGNTYERATGEEDVAFWLEQMAEEFAQKAAIKM from the coding sequence ATGAAAAAGACTCAGATTACCATAGATGTCGAGCTGGATGAAAACAACGTTCCGGAAAAAATGATGTGGAATGCCCAGGACGGTGGCATTGAAAAAGAAGAGACGAAAGCCACCATGATCTCTGTTTGGGATGATAAAAGAAAGGAAGCTTTAAGAATTGATCTGTGGACGAAAGATATGCCGGTTGATCAAATGAAAATGTTTATTCATCAAATCTTAATTTCTATGGGAAATACCTACGAGAGAGCGACCGGAGAAGAAGATGTTGCATTCTGGCTGGAACAAATGGCGGAAGAATTTGCACAGAAAGCTGCGATTAAAATGTAA
- a CDS encoding trans-sulfuration enzyme family protein, giving the protein MNFNTKVIHGGQHHESATGSVNVPVFLTSTFAQKSPGIHSGYEYSRAANPTRQALEDSLASIENGARGLAFGSGLAAIDCVLKLLNPGDEVISVDDLYGGSYRMFTRLFEKYQLKFTFVNFDDVSKIADVITDKTKLIWLETPTNPLMKLVDIKAVTDLVKGRDILVAVDNTFATPYIQRPIDLGADIVMHSATKYLGGHSDAIAGALVAKTAELGEKLHFIQFASGGILGPHDSYLVLRGIKTLALRMQRHSENGLVVAKYLENHPAVDKVFYPGLESHPKFELAKRQMRESGGMVSFTFKSGKKEDSIKFLEKVKVFTLAESLGGVESLANHPTLMTHASIPAEKRAELGITDDLVRLSVGIEDKEDLLADLERAFG; this is encoded by the coding sequence ATGAACTTCAATACCAAAGTAATACACGGTGGTCAGCACCACGAGTCGGCAACAGGATCTGTGAATGTTCCAGTGTTTTTAACCTCAACATTTGCGCAGAAATCACCAGGCATTCATTCAGGTTATGAATATTCCCGCGCTGCAAATCCAACACGACAAGCTTTAGAAGACAGTTTAGCTTCAATTGAAAATGGTGCGAGAGGTTTGGCATTTGGATCTGGGTTAGCTGCAATCGACTGTGTTTTGAAATTATTAAATCCCGGAGATGAAGTTATTTCTGTAGACGACTTGTACGGTGGAAGTTACAGAATGTTCACCCGATTATTTGAGAAATACCAGCTGAAGTTTACGTTCGTAAATTTTGATGATGTTTCAAAAATCGCAGATGTAATTACGGACAAGACAAAATTAATCTGGCTGGAAACTCCGACCAATCCATTAATGAAACTGGTGGATATCAAAGCCGTAACGGATTTGGTGAAAGGAAGAGATATTTTGGTTGCCGTTGATAATACTTTTGCAACTCCGTATATTCAAAGACCAATCGATCTAGGAGCAGATATTGTCATGCATTCTGCAACAAAATATTTAGGCGGACATTCCGATGCAATCGCAGGGGCACTAGTTGCAAAAACAGCAGAACTTGGCGAAAAATTACATTTTATTCAGTTTGCAAGTGGCGGAATCTTAGGTCCACACGACTCTTACTTAGTTTTAAGAGGAATTAAAACGTTGGCTTTAAGAATGCAACGACATTCAGAAAACGGATTGGTTGTTGCCAAATACTTAGAGAATCATCCAGCTGTTGATAAAGTTTTTTATCCAGGATTGGAATCGCATCCAAAGTTTGAGTTAGCAAAAAGACAAATGAGAGAATCGGGCGGAATGGTTTCGTTCACCTTTAAATCAGGAAAAAAAGAAGATTCCATTAAATTTTTAGAAAAAGTAAAAGTTTTCACTTTAGCAGAATCTTTAGGTGGAGTTGAATCATTGGCGAATCATCCGACCTTGATGACGCATGCTTCTATTCCGGCAGAAAAACGAGCAGAATTAGGTATTACCGATGATTTAGTTCGACTAAGTGTTGGAATCGAGGACAAAGAAGATTTGTTGGCAGATTTGGAAAGAGCTTTCGGATAA
- a CDS encoding DinB family protein, whose protein sequence is MTEFQKYIQRYLDLISSDNWLEEMKNSGNQTMEIYQQFSEQQSDFAYAEGKWSLKILLQHLIDAERIFVYRALRFSRKDQTELAGWDEELYAKEYHLEEISIKNLLSEFESLRKSTIHFFEHLNQNLLYQTGVANKNEISVEIIGKLIVGHNIHHLNIIKERYLPILNQI, encoded by the coding sequence ATGACAGAATTTCAAAAATATATTCAAAGATACCTTGATCTCATTTCAAGTGATAATTGGCTCGAAGAAATGAAAAATTCGGGAAATCAAACTATGGAAATTTATCAGCAATTTTCTGAACAGCAATCTGATTTCGCTTATGCAGAAGGAAAATGGAGTTTAAAAATTCTATTGCAACATCTCATCGATGCGGAACGAATATTTGTATATCGTGCTTTAAGGTTTTCCAGAAAAGACCAGACAGAATTGGCAGGTTGGGATGAAGAATTATATGCAAAAGAATATCATCTTGAAGAAATTTCTATTAAAAATTTACTTTCAGAATTTGAGAGTTTGCGAAAATCAACGATTCATTTTTTTGAACATCTAAATCAAAACCTTCTTTATCAAACGGGAGTTGCAAATAAGAATGAAATCTCAGTTGAAATTATTGGGAAATTAATTGTGGGTCATAATATTCACCATCTCAACATTATCAAAGAAAGGTATTTGCCAATTCTTAATCAGATTTAA
- a CDS encoding YchJ family protein codes for MNCPCCSGKTYEDCCKPFHSGKKNAPTAETLMRSRFSAFAIPNGIYLIETTLPSKRKLHNTEDLQEWGEINEWTKLEIVKTPNINQVEFKAFYTDENGKQQVHHELSTFRKLNDRWYYVSGKFLD; via the coding sequence ATGAATTGCCCTTGTTGCTCAGGAAAAACCTACGAAGACTGCTGTAAACCATTTCATAGTGGTAAAAAAAATGCACCGACTGCTGAGACCTTAATGCGCTCTCGATTTTCCGCCTTTGCAATTCCAAATGGAATCTATTTAATAGAAACCACTTTACCTTCAAAAAGAAAACTTCACAATACCGAAGATTTGCAGGAATGGGGAGAAATCAATGAATGGACGAAACTGGAAATTGTAAAAACGCCCAACATCAACCAAGTAGAATTCAAAGCATTTTATACCGATGAAAACGGAAAACAACAAGTTCATCATGAACTTTCTACTTTTCGAAAACTGAATGATCGTTGGTATTATGTTTCGGGGAAATTTTTAGATTAG
- a CDS encoding VF530 family protein produces the protein MEQKSKDPLHGKRLDAILEELVEYYEGFEELGEQINIKCFTDNPSIKSSLKFLRKTDWARTKVESLYLYVLRQKKKEERLKE, from the coding sequence ATGGAACAGAAATCAAAAGATCCTTTACACGGAAAACGCTTAGATGCAATTCTTGAAGAACTGGTAGAATATTACGAGGGTTTTGAAGAACTCGGCGAGCAGATTAACATCAAATGTTTTACGGATAATCCGAGTATTAAATCTTCTTTGAAATTTTTACGAAAAACAGATTGGGCCAGAACCAAAGTGGAAAGTTTGTATCTGTATGTTTTAAGACAGAAAAAGAAAGAGGAAAGATTAAAAGAATAA
- a CDS encoding metallophosphoesterase family protein gives MKILHTADWHLGKRLDRFSRLEEQILVMNEIVQIADEENVDLVLVAGDLFDNFNPSVEAIELFYKTLKRLSQNGKRPVIAISGNHDSPYLIDAPDPLARECGIILIGHPKAKVTPFQLQDFEISNSVEGLIELKLKNHDFPIRIVHTAFANEIRLKEYFGENKEEALNQVLAENWATIADEFCDENGVNILMAHLYMNKRGAPVLEEPDGEKPIKIGNADLIYSDTIPSQIQYTALGHLHAFRNIGTEEKPVVYSSSPLCYSFSEAGQTKYVSIIEAKPNQNVSYEKIALKNGKSLVRKTFDEVEKAIEWLSENQNTFVELTLESETYLKAEERKMINNAHHGIVHLIPKVKNQEINQKQLYDINLDQDIQSLFKDYFKSKNNAQEPNEDLLNLFNEILNA, from the coding sequence ATGAAAATTCTGCATACCGCCGATTGGCATTTGGGTAAACGTTTAGACCGTTTTTCGCGTTTAGAGGAACAAATTTTAGTGATGAACGAAATCGTTCAGATTGCCGACGAAGAAAACGTTGATCTGGTTTTGGTGGCCGGCGATTTATTCGATAATTTCAATCCGAGCGTTGAGGCGATTGAACTTTTTTATAAAACACTTAAACGGTTATCTCAGAATGGAAAACGTCCCGTAATCGCTATTTCCGGAAACCATGATTCCCCCTATTTAATTGATGCTCCGGATCCTTTAGCACGGGAATGCGGAATTATTTTAATCGGACATCCGAAAGCAAAAGTAACTCCTTTTCAACTTCAAGATTTTGAAATTTCAAATTCAGTGGAAGGTCTGATTGAATTAAAACTCAAAAACCACGATTTCCCAATTCGAATTGTACATACCGCTTTTGCCAATGAGATCCGGTTAAAAGAATATTTCGGTGAAAATAAAGAAGAAGCACTCAATCAGGTTTTGGCCGAAAACTGGGCAACTATTGCTGACGAATTCTGTGATGAAAATGGCGTCAATATTCTGATGGCTCATTTGTATATGAACAAAAGAGGCGCACCAGTTCTGGAAGAACCAGACGGTGAAAAACCCATCAAAATCGGAAATGCTGATTTGATTTATTCGGATACGATTCCTTCACAAATTCAATATACGGCTTTGGGACATTTGCACGCTTTTCGAAATATTGGAACGGAAGAAAAACCGGTTGTTTATTCGTCTTCACCGTTGTGCTACAGTTTTAGTGAAGCCGGTCAGACGAAATATGTTTCGATTATTGAAGCCAAACCGAATCAAAATGTTTCTTACGAAAAGATTGCCTTGAAAAATGGAAAATCTTTGGTCCGTAAAACTTTTGATGAGGTTGAAAAAGCGATAGAATGGTTGTCTGAAAATCAGAATACGTTCGTCGAACTTACTTTAGAAAGTGAAACGTACTTAAAAGCGGAAGAAAGAAAAATGATCAATAATGCGCATCACGGAATTGTGCATCTTATTCCGAAAGTTAAAAATCAGGAAATCAATCAAAAGCAATTGTACGATATCAATCTCGATCAGGACATTCAGAGTTTATTTAAAGATTATTTTAAATCTAAAAACAATGCGCAGGAACCCAATGAAGACTTACTCAATTTGTTTAACGAAATTTTAAATGCATAA